The Filimonas lacunae genomic sequence ATACCTTTATTGCCACACTCGTAAAATACAATGCTTGGGTTGTTCCTGTTATAGATCATGGCGTCGCGCATCACTTCCACGCGTTGCTCCCAACGGCGGCCATCCACATCTTTTTCCGAATCACCGGCAGGCATGGCTTCCATCAGGCCCATCCTGTCGCACGACTCCACGTCCTGCTTCCAGGGTGTTACGTGCATCCAGCGTACCAGGTTAGCACCGCTTTCTACCATCAGACCATTGCTGTGATCACTCATCCACGCAGGTACGGCATTTCCTATGGCAGGCCATTCGTTGGTAGTACGTTGCGCATAGCCTTTTAAGTGCATAGGCCTGTCGTTCAACTGAAACACGCCGTTGGAAAAGCCTGTTTTGCGAAAGCCGGTATTTACTCTTACAATGTCTACGGTTTTGCCGTTGATCATTAACACAGAATATACCTGGTACAAATAACCGTAGCCCCAGCTCCAGAAATGCAGGCTACCTGCCCGGCCCGAAGCATTTACAATACGGGTTTCACCCGGGCCAATAGGATTATCCATGCTTCTGAACGAGCGGATCACCGCGCCGTCTTTATCTGCAATGGTTACGATATAAGTGATGTTCACCTGCTTGTCCGATTCATTTCTTATTTCCGACTGTACGTTGATTAAAGCAGAACGGTCTTTTACATCAAACTGGCTGGCATATACATACACCCCTTTGGTGTGCAGGTTAGAATACAAAGGCAGTGTCTGGTATATCTTAGGCATAAAGTGCAGATATACGTTTTTATTGATGCCGCCGTAGTTGGCATAAAAGTTTTTATCGTTCCACTGATAACCGCTGTTAGATTCTTTTTCATGGTAATCCCACGAGTTATCAATGCGCACTGCCAGCACGTTCTCTTCGCCAAACTTTACACTATCGGTAATGTCAAAGCCAAAGGCCGTGATGCCGTTTTCATGACGGCCAATCCACTGACCGTTCAGGTAAAACTCACCCGCCTGCCGAATGCCTTCAAACTCTAAAAATACTTTCTGGCCTTTGCGGTTATTGGGAATAGTAAAATGTTTGCGATACCATACAATACCGGTAGTTAAATCCTGTATAGGCTTTTTAAAAGCATCATCTTCATTAAAAGCATGTGGTAAGGTTACGGCTTTCCAGCTTTTATCGTCAAAGCCGAATGCAGCAGCGGCTGTATTGTCGCCCACCTGCATTACCCAACCCGGGTTAAAATTGAATTTGGCGCGCACCACTTCTGGCAGCTTGGGCTGGCCTGCCTTTGCCAGCATTACGCCTGCCAGCATACAGCAAAACAATAATCGTAATTTCATCGGTTTCATGGTTTGTTCAAGGGAATGGTTATAAAGGCCAATGTCTGATTTGTTGTAAAAACCATTCACAACAAATCAGACATCAGCACAATTTAATAGAATAACTACTATTTCAGTCTATAAACTTCACTTCCGGCCAGTAAAAAACATCCCAATCCATAATCTTCAAAATCAGGAATGTGATCGTAGTTTACCGGTTGGCCATCTTTAGGTTCTTTACCAGTGCCTTGTACAAAGCCCAGCATACCATCTGCATGCACACAGTCTTTCACCATGGCATCCCATGCTTTGGTAATTACAGGCAGGTAAGTTTTCTTATCCAGGTAACCGTGGTTAATGCCCCAGGCCATACCGTATACAAACAACGCAGTACCTGATAATTCTTTACCACCAAAGTTATTAGGATCGTGCAGGCTTACATTCCAGTATCCATCCGGACGCTGAATGCGAATTAAAGCCTTACACATTTCTTTGAAATCGTTCAACAGCTCGGCATAAAAAGGATGGTTTTTAGGCAACCATTCCATGGTTCTTAATTGTGCAGCTACTACCCAGCCATTACCACGGCTCCAGTAACAATCTTCACCATTAGGCTCTTTGTAAGGAGGAACGAAGTCTTTATCTCTCCACCATAAAGAGTCTGCTTTGTTATATAAACCATTACCACCATGATTGTATTTAGAGAAATGATACATCTCTTCCATACGGTGATAATAGTTAGTGTCTTTGTAAATTTTACCTAAACGGGCATACACCGGCATAGCCATTTGAATAGCATCGATCCAATGCCAATCATCGATCTTTTGCGTTTTCATCATGCTGTCAATAGAAGCCTTGATGTCATGTATCTGCTCAGGCTTTTTATCCATCAGGTACAGGTCGATATACGCCTGGCCACAAGCCTGGTTGTCGGCATTGCGGGTAGTGATACCGCCACGTAAACCCCATTTATGAAACGCGCCCCAGTTGTAGGCGTAATCGTAGTTCTCTTTCTTTTTGTCTAAAGCGTATAAGGCCATTAAACCTTCATAATACACGGCGCGGGTCCAGATGTTACTGGGGCGTGTGGCATTGGTAACAATTACCTGTCCCACATCCGGCCATTTCTTCATAAAATAACTGTTGGTAAGCTCCATTACCTGCAACACATCTTTTTTTGCAGGCACTTTCTGGGCTGCACAACTTACACTACCCG encodes the following:
- a CDS encoding glycoside hydrolase family 88/105 protein — its product is MKKERNVLCAITLLLAAVTGSVSCAAQKVPAKKDVLQVMELTNSYFMKKWPDVGQVIVTNATRPSNIWTRAVYYEGLMALYALDKKKENYDYAYNWGAFHKWGLRGGITTRNADNQACGQAYIDLYLMDKKPEQIHDIKASIDSMMKTQKIDDWHWIDAIQMAMPVYARLGKIYKDTNYYHRMEEMYHFSKYNHGGNGLYNKADSLWWRDKDFVPPYKEPNGEDCYWSRGNGWVVAAQLRTMEWLPKNHPFYAELLNDFKEMCKALIRIQRPDGYWNVSLHDPNNFGGKELSGTALFVYGMAWGINHGYLDKKTYLPVITKAWDAMVKDCVHADGMLGFVQGTGKEPKDGQPVNYDHIPDFEDYGLGCFLLAGSEVYRLK